A DNA window from Camelina sativa cultivar DH55 chromosome 13, Cs, whole genome shotgun sequence contains the following coding sequences:
- the LOC109124679 gene encoding sorting nexin 1-like, whose protein sequence is MESTEQTRSISGSMQSPRSPSSLPYLSVSVTDPVKLGNGVQAYISYRVITKTNLPEYQGPEKIVIRRYSDFVWLRDRLFEKYKGIFIPPLPEKSAVEKFRFSAEFIEMRRAALDIFVNRIALHPEVQQSEDLRTFLQADEETMDRFRFQETGIFKKPADLMQMFRDVQSKVSDAVLGKEKPVEETTAAYEKLKHYIYELENHLAEAQKHAYRLVKRHRELGQSLLDFGKAVKLLGACEGEPTGKAFSDLGTKSELLSIKLQKEAQQVLMNFEEPLKDYVRYVQSIKATIAERGTAFKQHCELAETTKLKEINLDKLMLTRSDKVGEAEIEYREIKAESEVATRRFERIVTRMEEEIVRFQEQKTEEMGVAFHQFAKGQARLANSIADAWRSLLPKLEASSAVQI, encoded by the exons ATGGAGAGCACAGAACAGACGAGGAGCATCTCGGGATCGATGCAGAGCCCTAGATCGCCGTCTTCGCTGCCGTATTTGTCTGTCTCCGTCACGGATCCTGTCAAATTAGGCAATGGCGTACAAGCTTACATCTCTTACCGAGTTATCACCAAG ACCAACTTGCCGGAGTATCAAGGACCCGAGAAGATTGTTATCAGACGATACAGCGATTTCGTCTGGTTAAGGGATCGGCTTTTTGAGAAATACAAGGGCATTTTCATTCCTCCGCTTCCAGAGAAGAGTGCTGTAG AAAAATTTCGTTTTAGCGCCGAATTTATTGAAATGAGGCGAGCAGCGTTGGATATATTTGTTAATCGAATAGCATTACACCCTGAGGTTCAGCAGAGTGAGGATCTTAGGACCTTTTTGCAAGCAGATGAAGAG ACAATGGACAGATTCAGGTTTCAGGAAACTGGTATATTCAAGAAGCCTGCAGATCTAATGCAAATGTTTAGG GATGTCCAGTCAAAAGTTAGTGATGCTGTCCTTGGAAAGGAAAAACCTGTGGAAGAAACTACTGCTGCATACGAGAAGCTTAAACATTATATTTATGAGCTCGAGAACCACTTGGCTGAGGCGCAGAAGCATGCATACCGCCTTGTCAAGAGGCATAGAG AGTTGGGTCAATCACTGTTGGATTTTGGCAAGGCTGTAAAACTTCTTGGGGCTTGTGAGGGTGAACCTACAGGAAAAGCATTTTCCGATCTTGGAACTAAATCTGAACTGCTATCGATTAAGCTCCAGAAAGAG GCTCAACAAGTCCTGATGAACTTCGAGGAACCCTTGAAGGACTATGTTCGTTATGTGCAATCGATTAAG GCAACAATAGCAGAACGAGGGACTGCTTTCAAGCAACATTGTGAATTGGCAGAAACAACaaagttaaaagaaataaatct TGACAAACTCATGCTCACACGTTCAGACAAAGTAGGAGAAGCTGAGATCGAGTACAGAGAG ATAAAAGCAGAAAGTGAGGTAGCTACAAGAAGATTCGAGAGGATAGTGACAAGAATGGAGGAGGAGATAGTAAGGTTTCAAGAGCAAAAGACGGAAGAGATGGGAGTCGCATTCCATCAGTTCGCGAAAGGACAGGCTCGCTTAGCAAACAGTATTGCTGATGCTTGGAGATCCCTTCTTCCCAAACTTGAAGCTTCTTCTGCTGTTCAAATCTAA
- the LOC104734620 gene encoding cyclin-B1-2-like, translating to MATRAANVPEQVRGAPPLVDGLKIQNKNGAAKNRRALGDIGNLVSVPGVQGGKAQPQINRPITRSFRAQLLANAQLERKPINVNNKVPTLRAKRQPLAARNPERNPETPNAVQKKNLVVKQQQQGKAAEVVESKKEVTKKKEAAAVSPKNKKVTYSSVLSARSKAACGIANKPKILDIDESDKDNHLAAVEYVDDMYSYYKEVEKESQPKMYMHIQTELNEKMRAILIDWLLEVHIKFELNLETLYLTVNIIDRFLSVKAVPKRELQLLGISALLIASKYEEIWPPQVNDLVYVTDNAYSSKQILVMEKTILGNLEWYLTVPTQYVFLVRFIKASMTDPEMENMVHFLAELGMMHYDTLMFCPSMLAASAVYTARCSLNKSPAWTDTLQFHTGYTESEIMDCSKLLAFLHSRCGESRLRAVYKKYSKAENGGVALVSAAKSLLSAASDLKKPSSS from the exons ATGGCGACGAGAGCAGCAAACGTACCTGAACAAGTCAGAG GTGCTCCTCCTCTCGTTGATGGTTTGAAGATTCAGAACAAAAACGGTGCTGCGAAGAATCGGCGTGCTCTAGGCGACATCGGGAATCTTGTATCTGTCCCCGGAGTTCAAGGTGGAAAGGCTCAACCTCAGATCAACCGACCCATTACTCGAAGTTTCCGTGCTCAGCTATTAGCCAATGCCCAACTCGAAAGAAAGCCAATCAATGTAAACAACAAAGTTCCAACTCTTCGCGCAAAGAGACAACCTCTCGCTGCAAGAAACCCAGAAAGAAACCCAGAAACACCAAACGCGGTTCAGAAGAAGAACTTGGTTGTTAAGCAGCAACAACAGGGAAAAGCTGCTGAAGTCGTCGAGTCAAAGAAGGAGGTGACTAAAAAGAAGGAAGCAGCTGCAGTGTCACCTAAGAATAAGAAAGTGACGTACTCGTCTGTTCTTAGTGCTCGGAGCAAAGCTGCGTGTGGTATAGCCAACAAACCAAAGATTCTTGATATTGATGAGTCTGACAAGGATAACCATTTGGCTGCGGTGgagtatgttgatgatatgtaCTCGTACTATAAAGAAGTCGAGAAGGAGAGCCAGCCTAAGATGTACATGCACATTCAGACTGAGTTGAACGAGAAGATGAGAGCCATCTTGATTGATTGGTTACTAGAAGTTCACATCAAGTTTGAGCTTAACCTTGAAACTCTCTACCTTACTGTCAACATCATTGACCGATTCCTCTCTGTGAAAGCTGTCCCCAAAAGAGAGTTACAGCTTCTGGGAATCAGTGCCTTGCTTATCGCTTCCAAATATGAAGAAATCTGGCCACCACAG GTTAACGATCTGGTGTATGTCACGGACAATGCTTACAGTAGCAAACAGATCCTAGTGATGGAGAAGACTATTCTTGGAAACCTCGAATGGTATTTGACAGTTCCGACTCAGTACGTCTTCCTTGTCCGCTTCATCAAAGCTTCGATGACTGATCCAGAA ATGGAGAATATGGTACACTTTCTCGCTGAATTGGGGATGATGCATTACGACACCTTGATGTTCTGTCCCTCCATGCTTGCTGCTTCAGCTGTTTACACAGCAAGGTGCTCACTGAACAAGTCCCCTGCTTGGACTGATACATTGCAGTTCCACACCGGCTACACAGAATCTGAGATTAT GGACTGCTCAAAGCTTCTTGCTTTTCTACACTCGAGATGCGGTGAGAGCAGGCTGCGTGCGGTGTACAAGAAGTACTCAAAGGCCGAGAATGGAGGTGTAGCTTTGGTTTCAGCAGCCAAGTCTCTCTTGAGCGCTGCTTCTGATTTGAAGAAGCCTTCATCTTCTTag
- the LOC104734621 gene encoding splicing factor SF3a60 homolog — translation MSSTLLEQTRSSHEEVERLERLVVQDLQTEPPSSKDRLVQGHRVRHMIESIMLTTNKLVETYEDKDGAREDEIAALGGGQAAFSAFYDRLKEIREYHKRHLSGRLVDANEDYEALLKEEPVIAFSGEEGVGRYLDLHDMYNQYINSKFGERVEYSAYLDVFSKPEKIPHKLKLSRQYRKYMEALLEYLVDFFQRTEPLQDLDRILSRVETDFEEQYSNGKVEGWENHSQENELMPSQHTVIDLDYYTTVEELVDVGPEKLKEALGALGLKVGGTPQQRAERLFLTKHTPLEKLDKKHFAKSLHNGKQNGDVKSTQQSENAKKIALTEVKVKKLCQLLDETIERTKQNIVKKQSLTYEEMEGEREGEEANAESESDDEDGDIYNPLKLPMGWDGKPIPYWLYKLHGLGQEFKCDICGDYSYWGRRAFERHFKEWRHQHGMRCLGIPNTKNFNEITSIEEAKELWKRIQERQGVNKWRPELEEEYEDREGNIYNKKTYSDLQRQGLI, via the exons ATGTCTTCGACTCTCCTCGAGCAAACTCGCTCCAGTCATGAAGAGGTTGAAAGGTTGGAGCGATTAGTTGTGCAAGATCTACAGACTGAGCCACCGTCCAGCAAGGACAGATTGGTCCAGGGACATCGTGTTCGTCACATGATTGAATCTATCATGCTCACCACTAATAAACTT GTTGAAACCTATGAAGATAAGGATGGGGCAAGGGAAGATGAGATAGCAGCGCTTGGTGGTGGCCAGGCTGCGTTTAGTGCATTTTACGATCGTTTGAAAGAG ATACGTGAATATCATAAAAGGCATCTTTCTGGACGTCTTGTTGATGCTAATGAAGATTATGAAGCACTCCTGAAGGAGGAACCAGTTATTGCGTTCAGTGGAGAG GAAGGTGTTGGTCGGTACTTGGACTTACATGATATGTATAACCAGTACATCAACTCTAAATTTGGGGAAAGGGTTGAATATTCTGCTTACCTTGATGTTTTTTCTAAACCAGAGAAAATACCGCATAAGCTAAAGCTATCGAG GCAATACAGGAAGTATATGGAAGCACTGCTAGAGTACTTGGTCGACTTTTTCCAGCGAACCGAGCCATTGCAAGATCTTGACCGGATACTTTCTAGG GTTGAAACTGATTTCGAAGAGCAATATTCCAATGGGAAAGTAGAAGGCTGGGAGAACCATAGCCAGGAGAATGAGCTTATGCCATCTCAGCATACTGTCATAGATCTGGATTACTACACTACAGTCGAGGAACTGGTAGATGTGGGTCCTGAAAAGCTAAAGGAG GCATTGGGGGCATTAGGACTGAAGGTTGGTGGTACACCGCAGCAGCGTGCCGAGAGACTTTTCCTGACAAAG CATACGCCTTTGGAAAAGCTGGATAAGAAGCATTTTGCCAAATCTCTACACAATGGGAAACAAAACGGAGATGTCAAATCAACGCAGCAGTCAGAAAATGCTAAAAAGATTGCACTAACAGAGGTCAAAGTGAAGAAACTCTGCCAATTACTCGATGAG ACAATCgaaaggacaaaacaaaacattgtaaAGAAACAGTCCTTGACATATGAAGAAATGGAGGGAGAACGAGAAGGGGAGGAAGCTAATGCCGAGTCAGAAAGTGATGACGAGGACGGTGATATTTACAATCCGCTGAAGCTGCCAATGGGTTGGGATGGGAAGCCTATACCATACTGGCTCTACAAACTTCATGGCCTGGGCCAG GAGTTTAAATGCGACATATGTGGGGACTATAGTTACTGGGGAAGAAGGGCTTTTGAGAGACATTTTAAAGAATGGAGACACCAGCACGGAATGCGTTGCCTAGGAATCCCTAACACAAAGAACTTCAATGAGATCACTTCAATTGAG GAAGCGAAAGAATTGTGGAAGAGGATACAGGAGAGGCAAGGAGTGAACAAATGGAGGCCAGAACTCGAGGAGGAGTATGAAGATCGTGAAGGTAACATTTACAACAAGAAGACTTACTCTGATCTCCAGCGCCAAGGTCTCATCTGA